The genomic region TCGGTAATCCTGGCGCTATTCAACGGCTAAAAGTTAAACAGCTAAACGTTTGCGGCCTTTTGCGCGACGGGCATTTAATACGGCGCGTCCACTCTTGGTTTTCATACGCACACGGAATCCGTGGGTGCGTTTGCGACGTGTTACTGATGGTTGATACGTTCTTTTCATGATTCACCCTGCAAAACCCAGTATTTTCCTTGTTGCATCGGA from Polynucleobacter antarcticus harbors:
- the rpmH gene encoding 50S ribosomal protein L34, whose translation is MKRTYQPSVTRRKRTHGFRVRMKTKSGRAVLNARRAKGRKRLAV